GAAGTGCAAGCTAGAGCCAGTCGACATTTTACTTTTGTTTGAGTACGAGGAAATACTGTACGCGCTATGCCTGTAACATAACCATATCTTTGAGCTCTGGGTTTGACAACATGCACTTGCGTACTAATGAGTTTTCCATTTTACACAATATCATTTGGGCGTTTGGGTGTTGAAAGTCTCTGAAGTATTATTAATTCTCTCGTTTTCACTAAGAGTTCACACAGGGGAAATATGACTAGTGGATAGGGGTAGACGGGGGGTCTTCTGTACACTGCCTTTTAGTCAGAGTTTGCCGATTAGACGTATCATAACCATATAATCTCATTCATGTTTTAGTCAGTTATGCATATAATAGAAATGATGTTATTAATTAAACAAcatgatgatattaccTCTGCCCAGCTCAGAATATTCCCAATAAGGCTACTGGCTGAGTAAAGGACACTATCTGTAAAAATTTGCCTTCAAAGACTTAGTGAATCACCATGAAATGAATTGCCCCTTTGAGGAAGAAAATAtattttggccaacaatAGGCTGGAAATCATCTTAATTTTTGTTTATATGTTGATGACGCCTTGGAGTATTTAACAATGTCTATTGTTGTTATTGTATGAATTGTCTGTTTATCCGTTCTACCTACCATGGCTCAGATGGATATCTGTAGACGTTCCAGTTGTATTTGCAGGCTCTCGTAAACGGTGCGGGCTGTAGACTAGATTCCTAGCAATTTGTCGGCAAGTAGAGCAAGGTAAAATAGAACCTCTAAGAAAACAGGATTACATGGATAAACAAACTAGTAACCGAACTAATCAATTGTCGTATTTCATCATATCCATAATCTAATTGATTTAGTGAATATTAAATTTAATAGTGAAATAATCTAttgattttcaaaatgTGAACGGCGTCAAGTCAACAATCTCGTGATTCTCTGAATAGTTTTGGAGTGAGCATATTGATGGAGATTTCCGAGTTTTTAAATATTCGGCACAAATGCAGAGTTCATCATGGAATTCATGGAGTTCATTCTTGGTGCTTTTGAACTCATCACTTTGTAGCTAGCTCCAATTGGCATCTGAATCCATAGTTACACTATGACTGAATGTTCTTCCTCATAAAGCTTACTAAGAATAGGAGCAGCTAGCAATGCGCATCTGGCAAGTGATATATGATTTGAACGCTGGCTATTGGAAACAATAACATTTGTGAAATACTCTACACAACTCACTCATTTCCAACCCAAATGTCACCAAAATAGGAGGACAAGTCTATAGAGTCCTGATCGAACTCAAACACTTGCCCCACTTGAGTGTTATCTTGTCCATCAGAAGTAAGTCCACCTATTGAAGAGTATGCACACCATAAATAACTGTGACAATATCCACCTTCCATGTGCCAGCCTTCTGCTggctcttcaactttgttaTCAGCACGTGTTACCAATTTTCCCATGAAGGGAGGAATAATAGCGCTTTTAAGTATTAAAGATCCTTCGTAATACTCTTGCATGGATTTGGCGTCCTTTAAGAACTTAAAGTGCTCTTGTTTCTTGACTTCggcttcaaaatcaacaagatcgCTTTTCCcacagaacttgaacccTGAGTTAAACCACACCAACTTTCCATTCTCATTGATGTGTCCTGGATGAGGCGAACATAGTTCCTGGGATTTCTTATGGTTTCCTTGACTGGTCAATCTTTCCTCCTGGCTAGTAATAGTCCCGATCGACGCAGcgaaattcttgttgaagtgaTAGTCTTCGTCACCACTGGCGGCAAATCCCAACCAGaatatctctttgtctCCATGAACTCTGGCGGTAACAGGCCTAAAAAAGTTCATTTGGAGCATTGTCAAtatggagttgaagtgtAAGTGTCTATTGATTAGTACCACTCCACTTTCCATGAAATGGCCCATTCCGTCAAAGAACTCCAATCCAAGAGTCTTCTGGGTGATTATGGGGATATCAAACATCAATGTGTCCAAAATCGAAGGAGTAATCTTCTGAAAGAATTTAGTATCACCTGGTGGTCTGAATTGGGGAGCGGTTCtatccttgaagaagtaggcTCCCGTAGATATGTagtccttcaagtcgaAAAATTCGGATGGACTTTGCAACAATATAGTATCAGCATCAATTAACATGAATTCCTcaaatgaattgaacaacgTTGCTAGGAACTTATTGGCAAACCGCTTGAACTTatccttgaagttgtcgTGAATAGCGTTGTACGTATTGACGAACCACACTTCTTGCTTTGGTAATCCACTGTCTTGTGCAGTGAGGTAGTCGGATGGGAAATGCTTGGAAACTTTGTGGAAGCTTTCTGGTAAGTCCACCATTTTGTTTCTAGCAGCGGCGACTATTTTTGCTTTGGTATCGTCACTGAGCGAGTCATAGAAGACTATTTGGATTGGAAAGTGATTGTTCAATGCTCTTAATAGACGAATGAGTCTTACTGTATCGTCTACATGTTTGTCTccggtgggtgtatgggtcagaacttatggacccatacacccaccgaagttctgacccatacacccaccgaagaTGCCGATCTGTCCTCATACGATACAGACAAATATAATCCCGAGGTTTGGTATCTTGTGATACACACCTAAAAAAGAAATATTTGACCCGTCTCCACCATCCAATTCAGCAGCTTTCCGGCAGATTTACAAGATGTCTGGTATTGCTACCGTATTTGGTAGAGACGGGGAAAGAGCACGCTTCTTGAACCACCTCATGTTGTTGGCCTCCCCCTATCGCCCTATTTCACATCACTATAAAAATCTCAAGACAACTAAAGTGGATGGAGACATAACCTAAATAATATATGAAACGCAGATTCAAGGTCAGCGTCAAGAACacattttctttgaagctCGGGTTATCAAAAAATTAACATTAATTATGGCCTATTGGCGGCGGAACACATACAAGTCTCGTTTACCAAAATAACTATTCTCTATCCTACAGTTATCACGTCCCTACTTCGTTATCAAATGTCATATTCGGAGAATGTAGGAGTACCTGCTGACATTTCCAGTAAAATTTGTATCAAGTTTTGACGTCGGACGACTCTGCTATTCAGTGTTGGCCACATATTTATGATTGCGAAGGAGAATATTGGGGAGCCGCAGAAACACTTAACATTCTAGATAAAATGAACGGGCATGTCTCACCATCTCGAGAAGTCTCCATAAAAAGAGGATCTCTTCGATTATGATGTTCTGTCGTCCAAATTAATTGAAGTTAATGTATTCTAAGGAATCGTGAGAGACCTTTGTTTCGTGCACCTACCggatattgttgaatacaAGAAGACGCTGTGCGTCTATCGTACTACGAGCTTGGATGAACAATACAAATATctatttttttttttgtacATGAAGGGCTATTGTTGTCCACAAAAGTATGGAAAAGGAGGTGAGATAAGAAGCACCATTCTATTTATTGGAAGAGGCCAGTATCAACTCAGCTGTAACTACTGCAATGTTTTAAAAGATACCCCTCCCCGCTTTCCCATGTACTACAAACCACTCAAGACTTTTGACAGCAATCCTGTATCTAATTATGAACAAAGCTTCTATCTTTAGAATTCAGTTAAATTTGAGCGATAGTACAAATCCGATGCCGAAGCTGGGAAATAATCTTGATGTTACTTCTGTTCGTGTGAGGGTAAAATAGGTATCGAGAATTGGTTTTAACACGTCGCCGTTAGCTGCCAATTGTCCGTGCGTGTAGCAGATTCTTCCCGGCGAGGGATAATACAGAATCAGTTGGGCTGGTTCACAAGTAAAGAATGCTCCAGTTTGGTTGACTCACAGCTACCATTTAAGTCGACTGGCCTACATTTGATATATTGGTGACTGCGCCTACTGAGGTTATTTTGGTACAGATGGCATTAGTATATATTTGATATAATACAAATATAACAGAAAAAGGGAAATTAAAAATGGTAAGTGTCATAGATCAATTCGGTGGGTGTACAGTCCAGAAGGCCAGAATACCAGTACGAGAGAACTTGGACAGAAGAAAAAGTATATTAATACAGTACCAGATCATGATAAGCGaaagaacttgacaaaaagaaaatataataaccaaacattcatAAACAATCACGTTTCTCATGTGTAAATCATATCCAGGTTCCATTGGattgattcaaaatgaaatccacaaaagagcagataacacagccaagaatgtgtatgtgttcTTTGAACCCATAGCCTCGTAAGTGGAGACCTCTTGTGGTGAAGTATTAGAGCCATTAGCTGCCGAAGCCACATCAGACCCACTTTCTTCAGcaccagttggagcaaCGGTGTCAGCGGGGTTAGCAGTCACGGCAGCAGCGACAGTGAATGTGGTGTAGGTTGTGACTGTAGCATCTCCAGCAGCATTTGTGCATGGCTCGGTGACCACGACAGTGGAGACTAGTGAATGTGGAATGTTGCAGACAACGGTCTTtttaccatcatcaccagttgtCGTGGTAGTGGAAGGCTTCTTGCAAGTACATGGCAAaatgatggtggtgacatctTTTTCGGTAACAACTGGTTcaggagtttcaacaactaccgttggtttaccatcggtACCAGTTGTGGTGTAAGTTGAGGTAGTAGACCCcgtccatggagtagttaTATGTGCTACTGGagtctcaacaaccacagttggcttaccatcagttccagttgtggtgtaGGTGGAAgtgaatgaaccagtccatggggTAGTTATATGTGCTACTGGagtctcaacaaccacagttggCTTACCATCAGTTCCGGTTGTGGTGTAAGTTGAGGTAGTAGACCCCGTCCATGGAATAGTTATATGTGCTACTGGagtctcaacaaccacagttggCTTACCATCAGTTCCGGTTGTGGTGTAAGTTGAGGTAGTAGACCCCGTCCATGGAATAGTTATATGTGCTACTGGagtctcaacaaccacagttggCTTACCATCAGTTCCGGTTGTGGTGTAAGTTGAGGTAGTTGAcccagtccatggagtagtaGCAGTAACGACACTGGGAGATGTTACGAACGAAGAAGGAATACTGGGAGATGGTACTGGCGTAGATGGAACACTAGAAGATGGTACTAATGTAGATGAAGTGCTTGAGGATGAAGCTGGTGTAGAAGGAACACCTGGAGATGAAACTGATGTAGAAGGAGAAGCAATACTCGAAGATGTACCTGTGGATGGAGGAGTACTTGAGGATGATATCggagtacttgaattcAACCAATGAAACGACAGGATTTGAGTACTGGAAGTTtgactcgatgaagtaggactcgatgaagtaggactcgatgaagtttgactcgatgaagtaggactcgatgaagtaggactcgatgaagtttgactcgatgaagtttgactcgatgaagtaggacttgatgaagtaggactcgatgaagtaggacttgatgaagtaggactcgatgaagtaggactcgatgaagtaggactcgatgaagtaggactcgatgaagtaggactcgatgaagtaggactcgatgaagtaggactcgatgaagtaggactcgatgaagtaggactcgatgaagtaggactcgatgaagtaggacttGTCTCAACTACAACAATCACTGGGtcacttgggtttgaaggagttgaagtaAAGGTTGTGTCAATAGTTCCGCGACTAGTAGTGGTGGTAGtagattctggagtcttcTTGATAACAGTGACtggatcacttgggttaGAAGGATAGATTGTTGTCTCAGTTGTACCagagccagtccatggttcagtagtGGTCGTTGTGGATTCTGGTACCTCCTTGGTGACAGTAACATCACCATCTGAGCCTGTTACTGTAAAATATTCAGTATCTGTACCAGTCCATATAACGGTAGTAGTCGTGATAATTGGACATGCTGAGTTGTCGGTTAAATTAAAGTCATAGAAAGGGAAGTCGGAGGTGAGGTCTGTACCATCGGGTAACACCATAGAGATATTGAAAACTCCATCCCCAGAATAGCCGTTGTAAAAAACGATCTTGATAGGATAGTAGTAGCCAGCCTTGAGATCATACAGCTCAGACTCAGTTCCTGTGTCGGCGGCCACCCCTGAATTAGAGCTGACAAGCCAATTGTCGTCCGCTTTATTATAAGCAACACTATCATTACTACAACAAGCAGACATAGCATTACCGTCACCAACTGTCAACACACCAACATTGTTAAAGAATGCCAGAATGGTATAAGTTCCTGATTCAGAAGCATATATGTAACCGGTAAGTCTGACTCCAATTGCTTTTGTGTTAGCTATCGGACAGCTATATATTGTTGCAGCTCCACCTATAATGTCCAGGGAATAGTAAAAGTTAGGATCAGATCCCGTATTACCAGTACAAACAACTGAGTATTGGTCCattgtttgaagaaacGATTCTAATTTAGAAGGGTTCAATGGAGTATCCACTTCCAGTGAGCTGACACTGAAGAATTCGGCCTTCAAGCCCAGAGTTGCAGTTGCATCAGGATCACATCCcccaacttcaatgccGGCGACAAATATGTATGGCAAGATAGCCAAACCACTCAATAAGCTTGTGAGTTTCATTGGAGAAATTGAGTGCCATTATAAGGgtaatttgttgaatataTACTCACATGCTGACAAAGGGAATTACTAGAGATGGAAAGCCCTCAGTTTACCTCTAGATTGTACAGCCCCTGAGTCATAGTATTCTCAAAAGAGAACTCGAATCAAAAAGTACAATGACGAACCATCTCCATAAGGTTCATACTTCTACTTTTGGAGACGTGCTCGATAAAAGATATAACTTTAATATTGCGGTGAAAAGACGTCACCTTTCAAAAGGTAGAGACTTTTACCTATAGGAGACGACGTTTACTGCAAAGAGCCATTTGCTTTTCTCCTTATTGGGTGCCAAGCCAAAAATGACCATCGGTTTGAAATTCGAGATGAAGGGGGGAATTATAGTTGACGCAGTATGCAGCGTTATTAGACCGAATTGTCAGACCAAATTGTCCGTCCTTTGTTCCCTAGTGATACACAATCAAAAAAGGAATTGAATTATGCAGAAATATTTGGGATTTGCCTTTTTCTTACTTAAGGTATTTATTAACTGGGAAGGATGATATTTAAATACTACAGAGCCCCGGAATACAACCCAAAACATCTATAAGTTTCCGCTGGAGGCACGGGGACTAACCGATAACCAGCTAACTGAGCCTTTTTGGCAATTAGACAATGAAAATTGTGGACAGCCCAAAGATCGTCATCATATGATAATTGCAAGCGGAACTAAGATGACTTGCAGCCTTCTGCTGGCCAAGAAAACTTCCTGCATATAAAGATCAATTTTTTTGGGGAATTGGTTGAGCTGGTTTTGAATTCTAATCTGCCTACATGCATGTACCAAGAACTGCTCGAGCGCTTAAATGGGTAATATTatgttgttcaagtgaCATCATTCGTTGTATCTACGTATCTATTTATATCAGTTTCGTAACTCAAGTGAGATGACATATATGATCACGTTACTTTCGTGTCTGGTGAAAGTGAAACTAGAAGCCCCCCAGGTGGTCCAGTCAAAGTTACTGATATTGAACTAAGCCTGTCCTTCCACCCGAGTCAAATAGAGTATAATTCTCAGATTCTGCtaattgaagagaaagttCTTAGAGGGTTACAAATTGCTTTTAATGTTCGTAAACTCTCACAACCAGAAACGGGTTACACATGCACATATTCGGTATTCTGCGCATATGTGATTTTTATAGAGCAATTTCCAAGGCGTATGATTCCGAAACAGGTTCGTCCCCCCCTGCCTTACTTGTGTGCAGTCAGACCTATCTTCGGACAAGAACTATCTCTGGCTTCCGCATGGATTTTTACTAATCGCACATATTTGTCATATCTAAAGAGGTTTTCCAATTAAAAAATTCTAGGCATACGCAAGATAAATATGTATATGTCTTATGATTTCCTAGTTTACCGCATCTAGAGGTAGTCGTGTAAGGAGAGATGGATTTCATCTTTTTGTGTTCTAGTTCGAACcccttcaagttgtttcGCTCCTATCTAACACTGCTTTTTTGGTGTACTCACTATCTAATGTGTTCCAGTTGAGTTGCTGGCATTGTTGAGATATGTAGTCAAAGCCGAACAAGAGGTACCATCCATAGGAAAGAGGGAACGGCTAAAAATTACTTTCTTTTGGATAAGGCATCTCCACCTCCATATTCAGTAAACCGAGAAAGCATAGGACACACATAATTGCATCCTGTATATGCCTAAGAACAATGCTTGAAATCTCTGGCATTGTAACAAATCTAAGCATGTAACAAACTGAGAGTCGAATCTGACGGGAAACGTGCGTGTCCGAAATATATTCCTGCCTACACCCAGGGAAGGTTGGTGACAAATGTGTCCAGTACTCGAATTGTGCCCAGTACTGGGCCGAGTACTGTTTCGATAGCTCAGACTTTCCTTCCCAAAGTCATTTTGAATATGTTGTTTATGCTGGCGTTAAGTTATCGACTCTTCATAAAACGATAACAGTAAGAGGAGTCATCTTTTACATCAGTGTCAGAGTCACTATGTACCGAAACCTATCCGAGCCATTACTTTTAGCACCAGTTGGGATTAGTGAATGTGGTATATGTTGTGACAGTAGCATCCCCAGTAGAATTTGTACATGGTTCGGTGGCCCACAATCGAAACTCTTCAATGTGGTATGTGACAGACAACGGTCGTTttaccatcatcactaGTTGTTGTGGTAGTGGAAGGCACCTTGCAGGTACATGGCaaggtgatggtggtgacatATATTTCCGTGACAACAGGTCCTGTGGTAGGCGTTATAGAACCAGTCCAATaagtggtgatggtgaGGACACTTGTAGAAGGTGCTGGGATAGAGGGTGCTAGACTTAAAGGAGAAGCAACACTGGAAGGTGCCCCTGTTGAAGACGGAgtgttggaagatgaaattgaagtatttgaatTCAACCAGAAAGACAGGCTTGACGAGGTAGTGCTACCAGGTGGTGTAGTGGATGAAATAATGGTGGTCGTAGTTCTTAGTATATCCTTAGTGATAGTTGCATCCCTCTGAACCTGTTACCGTAAAATATTCAGCAACTATTCCGGTCCATATAATGATGGTGGTAGTTAAAAAAGGACATAATATGCCATCAGCGGTTGAGCTATACTAGTCAATATCGTCTGTTGGTTCGTTTCATCTGGGTAAGCAACAAATATTGTCAAATTGCAGTTGTCAAAACATCAAGGTCATAATGAAACATGTTTCTTTTGTAGCTTGCCGGGGTATCTTTAAAGAATGCTTGAAATACTATTATGATATATGAACAGGTATATTCTCTTTTACCAGGACCCCTAAACTATTCCTATTTCTTCGGCTATTGCATCTCTACTCCCTTATCAGTCTTCAGCTTCGATAGGCTGGTTAAATTTTCTACTGACGCGTGCGCACACCGATATTGCTTGCTTGGTTTCTTGACCCTACGTGTTTGTAGCCAATCGCGCGTGGATTTACTGGTCATGGTTCGTAAATTGTATATCCTATTGTGATGATTGGATTAATATATTtcatgatgttgatgtAGATCATTCTAAGAGACAAACATTGAATTCTTTTTTAGAAACTTAATTAGCATCTGACCCATTCGCAAAATGCGAAAAGGATAAATCCGGTAGCTACGGTACCGGGTTTTTTAAATGAACAATGCATAAAATCGTTCAGGCGTTTCATTTTTCAGGCTCTAAGTTGCAGCTTATTTTCATTAAACATTGAATTAATGAGGTTACTGGAAATACTATTTTAGAAATTATTCATACGATCCCCAGATTATCATGCACATGAATGTGCCTCTCTCGgaaaaaaccaaaaaacAAACAGGTAAACACTGGTGATTGGGAACACCGGGTATGTACATGTATTATATAATCAACTGGCAACTAATTGCAGACGCACCTCCGCGCCTTAAATTTTGCATTGTCTATTAAAAAACCAGATTGAGTGGGATGTGCACGCTGTCCTTCTCTTACTTATGAGAATCACAAGATCTATACTTCAAAAGTAGTCTTATTCTTTGTGAAGCAACAAAACGGTGGTGTGTTCGATTGTCTTCATGTTTGGAAAATTTGCAACCTAAATAATTGCCTTTTCCTGAAACAGTGCAGTTCTAGtatgttttttttttcgTACCCCCTTTGTTGTCTCTAAACGATTATTGCCAGTGTACTGCACAGATATCTTAACTCAGGATTCGCAGTAAGAATAGTTAGTTCAAGCTTCCTGTACCGCTTATACAGTGTTTCCAGGATGAATAACACACCTCCAATATCCGAATGTCGCAACTCACATATAATTAATAGCGCAGTTtatgaagttgaataacGTAACCAAACATATTCATTTACGTTTTCTGACTTTTATAATATCGCAATCTGGCTTCTAAATTATCACATTTGTAGTCATATGCTGTCGTAACTTGAACCACCGATTTTTCTGATCCAAATATTTTGTATAACGCTCTCTTCACTAATGTTTAACGTACTCTGCTCGATAAAAATGTCGCATAGCCCTGTAAATTAATTTCTCGCCCCGTTTACAATCATATCGCACCAGAAGGTTTTCACTATTCGCACCTTAAGTATTATAAAGTGCtgtcttcaaaaatttgaaTATCGTATTAGGGGGTTATAGAATATCGTCAATTGATCAGTTCAGGAATGACAGAAGCGACAACAGAATACCAATTCGTTTATGACGATGGAGACAACAATATGGTGGATGAAGCAGGTAATCCAATAATTGACCAAggagatattgatgattGTGTTCCTCTCGAGACTTTAGTAGATTTGACTCAATATCGTGAACAGGTAAGGAGGGAATTTGAACATAATGCTAATCTGGGACTGATTCCAAATTCTTACAATGGCGATGACCCAGGTAATGACCCAGACAAGACTCCTAAGGGCAGTAAGCCTGTGAAAGCAAAGAAGGAATGCACCCGTAACTATCATCTCTATAGTTCTAAAGATAGAGAACAGTTCTTCGACCTCTGGATTGAGCGGCCAGGGTGCTCTATTGCATCAATTGCTAAGCAGTTGGGCATAAAACCCAGGAATGCACAGAGATGGGTTAAGGAATACAAAGAATCGAAAGAAAAGGTGTTACCGGAACCCAAGCCAAGAGGAAAGGCAGCCATATCTAAACTTGACGAAAGTCATAAAgagtatttgaaagaactcattgatcaaaatccATCTTCCACTATAAACGACATGATGGAAGGATTATGTGAGTCTTTCATGGATCTCAAGGTCAGCAAGTCATCCTTACATgtctttttgaaagacgaATGCACTATGAGCTTCAAAGTTGCTCGTAAAGAGAGCGTTGAAAGGAATtcagtgaagaagatccaggaaagatttgattttgtAACCAAAGTATTAAACTCTGACGTTGACTATTGCTCCAATTGTGTTTTTATCGATGAGGCCGGTTTCAACATTAACATGAAACGTTCCGGAGCCTGGGCAACTAGAGGAGAAACGCCTATAGTTAAGACACCAACCACTAGATCAGAAAACAGAACCATTTTAGGCGCTGTTTGCTACCACGGGGTAGTTCAATTGAGTTTGAGGAAGCCAAAAGCCCAGTCGCTGAATAAGAAACGGAagattgatgaagaaaagaatcAAGACACCTCTAGAGGCACCGTTACAGGGCACTATAAGAAATTCCTTCTTGATTTAATGAACACCTTAGACCGGCATCCTATTATGAAGAATGCTTACTTGATTATGGATAATGCTAGTATCCATAAGAACCAAAGCATTTCAAGAATCATTCAGGCCAGGGGCTATAAACTACTTTATCTCCCACCATTCTCTCCAGAGTTAAAcccaattgaacaattctgGTACCAAGTAAAAAGTAGGTTGAAGAGGGAAAAGCTCCTCCAAAGAGAGACTCTTTCATTGCGTATCAAAgaggctgcaaattctGTACCACTTGAATATATACAAAATAGTATCAAACACTCCCAAAACTGCTTCTCTACGtgcttggaaaagaagccTCTTTAGTCCACGTTATACGACAAAAACGACTTCATCTTGCGATATTGATTTAGTACAACAGCgatattcatcaactcgCCATGCGATATTAATCTGTTACGGTGTGCGCTTTTTGCTTTGTTTGCAGTGCGCCATTTTTAATTTTCTACCACGAATTTCGTTCCGAGGCTGGAACGAAATTCATTTATTTTCTTCGAGTCATTGAGACTTACTCTATAGGTCTTTTTTAGTATACAATACACGATATTTTTATATATGAAATCACGTAATTAGGGGGCCTTACAACCGTCATTCATAAACTTACACCGCGATATCCAGGATCTGTGCATAAGTCATTACCTTACTCTACTGGCGATATTGAAAACTGACAGGAGcgaaattgaaaactacCTAGTCGCGACATTCGGATATTGGAGGTGTGTTATTCATCCTGGAAACACTGTATGATAATTGCAAGCGGAACTAAGATGACTTGCAGCCTTCTGCTGGCCAAGAAAACTTCCTGCATATAAAGATCAATTTTTTTGGGGAATTGGTTGAGCTGGTTTTGAATTCTAATCTGCCTACATGCATGTACCAAGAACTGCTCGAGCGCTTAA
Above is a window of Yamadazyma tenuis chromosome 1, complete sequence DNA encoding:
- the MNN13_2 gene encoding mannosyltransferase (EggNog:ENOG503NZ5A; COG:S; CAZy:GT71); translation: MSAVFYDSLSDDTKAKIVAAARNKMVDLPESFHKVSKHFPSDYLTAQDSGLPKQEVWFVNTYNAIHDNFKDKFKRFANKFLATLFNSFEEFMLIDADTILLQSPSEFFDLKDYISTGAYFFKDRTAPQFRPPGDTKFFQKITPSILDTLMFDIPIITQKTLGLEFFDGMGHFMESGVVLINRHLHFNSILTMLQMNFFRPVTARVHGDKEIFWLGFAASGDEDYHFNKNFAASIGTITSQEERLTSQGNHKKSQELCSPHPGHINENGKLVWFNSGFKFCGKSDLVDFEAEVKKQEHFKFLKDAKSMQEYYEGSLILKSAIIPPFMGKLVTRADNKVEEPAEGWHMEGGYCHSYLWCAYSSIGGLTSDGQDNTQVGQVFEFDQDSIDLSSYFGDIWVGNE